The sequence TGTATGGTCGTAGCCCAGTACACTGGTCTCGATATCTGAAATTGCTCCGCCCCCGGCGCCGAATTCATCGAGGATCTTAAAAAACGAATCCAGCAGAAACTGATCCTCGATCACGATCCCGATATCATGCAGCAGACCGGCCACATAGGCTGTTCCGCCCTGATCGTTGAACGCCCGGCGATAGATCAGTTTACCGCAGATCGCCACCGAAACGCAGTGTTTCCAGAGCAGCGCCCTTGAGTAGCCGGCGAACTCGTCGCTCTCATTGACGAAAATCTGGCTGATCTTCTGATTCAGGGCCAGCTCTTTCAACTCGTTGAACCCCACGCAGACCACGGCGTCCTGGATATCGCCGATGGTTCTCGGAAACCCGTAATAGGCAGAATTAGCCAGCTTGAGCAGCTTGGCGGACAACGGCGGGTCGAGCTGGATCACCTCTTTCAGGTCCTTGGCGCCGGATTTCGGATCGTTGATCAGGCGGATCAATTCCGAGACAGTGCTCTTGATCGACGACAGCTCCGAATCGTCCACCAGATCGAGCAGCTCGCGCAGCCTGGAGATTTTATCATCGCTGTATGTCTGGGACTCTTCCTGCATGGCTGCTTCTCAACTAATTTTTCGGCTCAAAATTCAGACCGCAGGGACATACCGTAGTTAATCAAATGTATCTTATCATTATTCATCCAACTTTTCAACTGTTACGTTTAATTTCGGACTGCCTGACTCGGAAAGCCGGTAATCAGTGAACGCGCTCAGTCGGTTATCAGCACCAGCTTGCCGGCGAACCTCCGTTCTCCCATCATCTGATGAGCCAGTGCCACGCCCGCGGTCTTCACCCTGACCAGCACCTCGTCCGGCCCGGGTTCGGGCTGTTCTCCGCCGGCGACGAGTTTCAGCACCGACGGGCCGCCGTGCTTTGTCACAGCCGCCTTCCTGTATTCCATTCCGGCCTCGTTTCGCTGTGCTCTTCAGCGCAGGACGACCATCTTGCGCACGGTTGTCCGCTTCCCGGCGGTCAGGCGGTAAAAGTAGACACCCGACGGAACCGGGTGGCCCTCCATGTCGGTGCCGTCCCAGAACACCCGCTTCACGCCGCCGCTCTGCTCCGTATCAACCAGCGTCCTCAGCACCTGGCCGCGGAGGTTGTAGATCACCATACGGACCCGGAGAAATTCGTCCTCCGGCAAGCCGTAGGTGATCGTGGTTGACGGGTTGAGCGGGTTGGGGCTGTTCTGTCCGAGGAAAAACCGCCGGCCGCCCGCTCCAGCGCCAGCGCCGATCAGCTCCAGGGCCAGCCGCCGCTCCTGTGCGCTCATTCCCAGGCCGGCCAGTTGTCCGGCCAGCCAGTTCCGCTCCCGTTCGCCGACAACAGCTCCCAATTCCTCGCGGGCCGCCCCGGCCAGCAGGAGGTAGCCGCGATTGTCGCGAATCAGGTTCAGCAGCGCCACCGCATCGTCGATACTCCAGACCCCGTCGCCGTTGAAATCCACCCGCGCATCCGTCTGATCGCGGCGGGCGAGCAGCATCATCATCAGCACGTCGGCAATCCCCAGGCGGCTGTCGGCGTTGAAATCGCCGATCAGGACCACCGTGGTGTCCACCACTCCCGGCAGCAGTTCGAACTCCCCCTCGCCGCCGAACCGGACCTGAGCGCCGAGACCGCCGACAGCGTTAAACAGCACTTCGACCAGCAGCGGACCAGCCTCGCCGATCGCCACGCCCGCGAGCGTACTGTCGGGCTGGAGCAGCTCCACTGGCGACGGCGCGGTATCGGACGGTTCAGCGATCTCGATCACGTGCAGGAAGTAATCGCGCTTGTTTGCTCCCGGCGCCCTGACCTCCAGGCGCCAGGGCGCGTACGGCGGATCGCCCGTCTTCTTGCCGACATGGTTGTACTGCGCCGTCGGTTCCTCGGGATGTCCCCAGAAATCATGGCCCTCGCCGCCCCGGCGGGTAAGCTCGGCCGAGGAGGGCAGCACCGTGGTCATGAACGCACGGGAGCGCAGAGTAGATTCCCCGATAAACTCGTCCCCCGCCGGGTCCGAGAGCCAGCTTACCCAGCGAGGCGCGGTTGAAGTGAAGAGGTGGCCTTCGACCTCCACTGTTTCCTCGCCGGACACCACTGGCTCGGTGGGGACGTGCAGGAACCAGTGCTTGGGATGTTCTCCGTTTTTGGCCTCCACCCGGTCGAACACGACGAAATATTCGCGGGAGCCCCGGAAGTAGATAAACTGGCGGGTGACTTCGTTCACCTTGAGAATCCGGTAACCCCGGCTCAGGTCGGCGGCAGCGTAAGTATAACGGCTGCCGTGTTTGTAGGCGGTGATGGTCCCGCGCTTCACAACCTCGTCGTGGTCTCCCTCGTAAACGTGACGGATCAGGCCGCCGTCGCGCTCGTTGCTGGTCCCGCCCGCGGCCAGGACATCCTCGCCGGGCGAGAGCCGGCGGAAAGTCTCGGCCGGATCGAACACGGTGACGATATTGAACGGCATGGAGCCGCCGGCGTAGTAATCGTCGTCGTTGTGCCCCGAGCCGCCCGCCCTCAGGACCAGCCAGCCGTTCTTGGCGATCATGAAATGACCCTCGTCATCCCGGGCGTGGTTGGCCAGATTGGGACCCGCGCCGAAAAAGGCCCAGCTAGTCGAGGGGTCGTTCCAGCGGCCGCGCATGTAGACATGCCCCGCTCCGCTGAACAGCCGGGCGGCTGGCCAGCCTTCATCACCCGGGTTTGCCGGGTACAGGGAGTGGTCGTAGCTGGCCAGCCTCAGCCAGGGAACCCGGTACCAGTGGCTGGTGTCCAGGTTATCGGCGACCCAGTTCGCTACCGGGTCGAAGTAGCGCGCCCCCAGGATCGGCGCGGTCCACTGCCAGGTGGTGGGCAGCACCGCCGGGCCGGTGTTGT comes from Candidatus Glassbacteria bacterium and encodes:
- a CDS encoding HDOD domain-containing protein, which translates into the protein MQEESQTYSDDKISRLRELLDLVDDSELSSIKSTVSELIRLINDPKSGAKDLKEVIQLDPPLSAKLLKLANSAYYGFPRTIGDIQDAVVCVGFNELKELALNQKISQIFVNESDEFAGYSRALLWKHCVSVAICGKLIYRRAFNDQGGTAYVAGLLHDIGIVIEDQFLLDSFFKILDEFGAGGGAISDIETSVLGYDHTDIGNAIAVDWNFPDETAVAIHFHHTPDILDQEEAVRLTCTLCLADIICNAENLGFVESGEKDPGKYQYCLDKLNSSASTKLNEKNIAELVGEVKKSIARMKQAGWF
- a CDS encoding T9SS type A sorting domain-containing protein, whose protein sequence is MRVVNALIVLICLCKPSYAEYELGAHPRIFLTPGRVSELASLIGRPGMAADDYALVKAEADRVLELGELRNLNSQWHLQTDMFCAAMVYLIERELGNPDAEQYARVIVDIWGDGLVLTNLGAGQFGSFAIAYDWIFDAMTEQERVDFGLYIGSWLRYYTSTAEIVLRNGGWLYNKTWGPEHLSPPNSRDAIAPKLLVAIALAGAGTVQEADCIKFLDSWEKRIPADCIPWFDTAGGVWPESMGHGSYGPVKVIPWAFEAWRTATGQDFFQLGSANSYLKEMNRWGVHLSVPFSGKTAYIDDNTGPAVLPTTWQWTAPILGARYFDPVANWVADNLDTSHWYRVPWLRLASYDHSLYPANPGDEGWPAARLFSGAGHVYMRGRWNDPSTSWAFFGAGPNLANHARDDEGHFMIAKNGWLVLRAGGSGHNDDDYYAGGSMPFNIVTVFDPAETFRRLSPGEDVLAAGGTSNERDGGLIRHVYEGDHDEVVKRGTITAYKHGSRYTYAAADLSRGYRILKVNEVTRQFIYFRGSREYFVVFDRVEAKNGEHPKHWFLHVPTEPVVSGEETVEVEGHLFTSTAPRWVSWLSDPAGDEFIGESTLRSRAFMTTVLPSSAELTRRGGEGHDFWGHPEEPTAQYNHVGKKTGDPPYAPWRLEVRAPGANKRDYFLHVIEIAEPSDTAPSPVELLQPDSTLAGVAIGEAGPLLVEVLFNAVGGLGAQVRFGGEGEFELLPGVVDTTVVLIGDFNADSRLGIADVLMMMLLARRDQTDARVDFNGDGVWSIDDAVALLNLIRDNRGYLLLAGAAREELGAVVGERERNWLAGQLAGLGMSAQERRLALELIGAGAGAGGRRFFLGQNSPNPLNPSTTITYGLPEDEFLRVRMVIYNLRGQVLRTLVDTEQSGGVKRVFWDGTDMEGHPVPSGVYFYRLTAGKRTTVRKMVVLR